From the genome of Fundidesulfovibrio terrae:
GTCCTTCTCGACGAGCACCTTCCTGAAATCGTATTTTTTCTTGAGGTCGTAGTCGTTCAGGCTGAGTTCCAGAGCCCTGTCCAGAAGGCCGTTCAAGTCCGTGAAAGTCTTTTCCCCGCTGGTCTTGCGGCTGAATTCCAGCATGTTGGACACTGTCACTGCGGCCCGCTTGGCCGAATCGCGGATGCCTCGCAACAGCGCGTAGGCGTCTCGTCGCCGCAGGTAGCTCCAGACGGTCTCGAGCTCGCAACCGGATTCGAACGCCGCAGCGCGGTTGACGGGGGTGTCGTTCTCCAGCCTGTTCGCCAATACCTGGGCGTTCTGCAGGATACCGCTCAAGGGGTTGTTGATTTCGTGCGCCATTCCGGCAGCAAGACCGCCCAGGCTCATCATCTTTTCCGTCTGAACCATGATCTCCTGCATGCGGGTCTTTTCGGAGATGTCCGCGATGATCAGGAGCAGGTAGAGCACGGAATCCGCCTCGATGCGGGCCAGCAGGCAGTCGATCATGACCTCCTTGCCGAAGTTCGACGTCATGCCGATATCCATGCGGGATGGCTCGCCGCTCGAGAGCACGCGTTCAGACAGGGCGAGCAGCCCAGAGTTCCTCCAGGAGGCAAGGTCCCTGAAATTCTGCCGCCGCAACTCTTCGAGCGTCCCTCCCATGAGGTCGGCCATGGTCCGGTTGGCGGCAACGCAACGACCCGAGACCGCCTCGTACACCCCGATGCCAGCCGGGGAATGCTCGAGAATCATGCGGAAGCGATGTTCGCTGGTCGTAAGCGCCCGCTCCCATGTCCGGTGTTTCCACTGCAGATATCCGGCCATGGCCAGCAGTATGGCGATGCACGAGACCATCCAGGGTGTTTCCGGATGGTCCCGGAAGTAGCCGAGCACGCCCACCTGCCTGGGCATGAGCGCCAGGATGGTCAGGCCGCTGCTTCTGGATTCGAGCACTCCGGCCAGGTACTCGAGGCCCTCGAACCTGACGGAAGGAAAGTCGCCCTTGGCGTCGACCTCCAGCAGGCTCGGCGCCTGTTCGCGAACGGCCTTGCCGAGCAAGCCGGCGAACGGCCCGGTGGCGTAGTTGACTTGGCCCGACTGACCGTAGACCACCAGCGACGGTTTGACGGACGCGGCCAGTTCGTCCCATCTGGCCGAAAGCGCCGAGAAATGGATGGATGCGCCGACGAGGCCGTTGAATTCTCCGCTGTCGCCGGTCAGAGGCACGACAACTCCCGTGACCATTTCTCCAGTGATGGGACCCTGGTGGGGCTGCATCACCGCTAGAGGAGCTCCCTTTGCCACTCGTTGGAAGAATTCCTTGCCGGAAATGCATTGCGGCGGAACGGAAAGGGGTTTGGCGGAGGCGAAGAAACAACCGTCCTTTCCGGTAGCGGCGATGTTCTCCGCTTCAGGAAAGGACTGCTCCAACTGCCGGAAATAGTCTCCTGATGCGGCCGCATCGTGGGAACGGACCGCGGGGATTCGGGCCACCCCGGTGAACAACGCCACATAACGGTCCACGAACGCGCTTGCGGCTTCGTCGGCCAGGAGGCTGGCGTTGCGGCATTCGGTCCAACGTTGCCGGAGCTCATCCTGCCGGTGCCAGGACACGCTGTGGACGAGATAAACCCCCATCCCCACGGCAACGGCCAGGAGGGTCGCAAGCATGCGTCTGCTGTGGGAACCGGTAACCATATCGTGCTCTTCGCGCAATCCGCCCTGAAGGCGGGAGAGAACTGTTCGGGTTGCCCAGGCGTCCGGAAACGCCGCTTTCTCGGGATATTTGATCCTGGGGACGGTCGTTATCCGCGTCCGCACGCCCGCCAAACGCCTGTGACTATCCGCCTCTTTACCGCATACAGGTTGTCATTGCTAGGTCTTGGCCTCGCCTCGTTGCTGGGGTACACATGTCCGAGCCTCACTCAAGGAGCACTTCATGTCCGCCAAAGAGATCATCGACACCAAGAACGCCCCGGCCGCCATCGGCCCCTATTCCCAGGCCGTTTGGGCCGGAGACCTGCTCTTCTGTTCCGGCCAGATACCCATCGACCCTGCCACGGGCCAGATCGTCCCCGGTGGGGCAGCCGATCAGGCCCGGCAGGTCCTGGTCAACGTCAAGGCCGTACTCACGGCCGCAGGCCTCGGCATGGAGAACGTAGTCAAAGCCACTGTCTTCTTTAAGGATATGAATGACTTCCAAGCTGTGAACGAGGTCTACGCCTCATGCTTCGCGGCCCCATACCCCGCCCGTTCCGGCGTCGAGGTGGCCCGGCTGCCCCGCGACGTGCTGGTAGAAGTCGAGGTTGTGGCCAAGCGCTAGCCCTCCCCCGCACCATTTTTGTCCATATCGCGACATATCTTGTCGCAACCTCTCAAACATTCGCGTGGCCGGTCGGGTAAGACCCGTCCGGCCGCACGGCCGGGGACGTATTGTCTCGGCTGGTGGTTCGGCCGCAAGTTCGTACAGGGGGATTGTCATGGGTTCGTATCTTTTGTTGACCACGGCCGCGTTCTTCGCTGGTGTCATGAACGCGGTGGCTGGCGGGGGCTCATTCCTCACGTTTCCCGCTCTGGTTTTCACCGGTGTGCCCTCGGTGATCGCCAACGCTTCGAGCACAGTGGCCCTGTTTCCCGGCAGCTTCGCCAGCGCCTGGGCCTATCGCCGGGATTTCACCCACTTTGAGAACATCCCCTTCAAGGCCTCCCTGCTCGTGAGTCTTGCCGGTGGAGTCACCGGTGCGCTGCTGCTTCTCTTCACATCGCAGCACGCCTTCGACGTGGTCATCCCCTGGCTTCTGGCTTTTGCTACCGTGCTTTTCACCTTCGGCCCCAAAATCGCCCCCTGGCTCAGCAGTCGCTTCCACATCGGCGTGCCCACGGTGCTTGCCTGTCAGTATCTGGTGGCCATCTACGGCGGATATTTCGGCGGCGCGGTGGGCATCATCATGCTGGCGCTGTTCAGCCTGCTGGGGCTCAAGGACATCCGCTCCATGAACGCGCTCAAGACGCTGCTTGGCGGCTCCATGAACGCGGTGGCCGTGGTGTGCTTCGTTATCGCGGGCAAGGTCTGGTGGACGCAGACCGCGGTGATGCTCTTGGGCTCGGTGGCAGGAGGCTACATGGGGGCCCACTACGCCAGGAAGATGAACCCCAAGATCGTGCGCGCCATCATCGTGCTCATCGGCGTGGGAATGACCATCGTGTTTTTCCGGCGCGGCTCCTGAGAGAAGAAAGACCATGCAAACGGCGCGGGCCGGTCTGGGGGGAATTCCCCGCAGACCGGCCCGTTTCAATTTCTAAGGACGGCGCGACCGTCAGGCCGTGGCGGGCAGCATCCGCCGGCAATGAGGCCGATTGGTGGTCGGCTCAGGCAGTTCCGAAAATGCCGGTCAGCATGGCCTCGGCTTCGTCCAGCCAGCTGCTGCGCTGTTCAGGAGTGGAGGCGACCACAACGGAAAAAGTCCGGCGGTGGAAATCCTTCACCCCGCACAGATCGAAAATGCAGTCTTTCCAGATGCGTTCGAGCGGATCGCCGAAAACTTTACGCTCGCGGTCTTCCAGCGTGTTGGAGGTATTGAGGACCACTGCGCTTCTGGCCTTGAGGAGTCCCCTGGGAACCCCCTCGCCCCCGTCGCCCTCGAGGAACTCATAGGCCACGCCGGGGCGCATCACCCGGTCCACCCAGCCTGTAAGCACTGCCGGGGGCATGCCCCACCAGTTCGGGTGCACAACCACGATCCCGTCCACTTGGGCGATTTCCTCGCAGTGCCGGGTGATGACACCGGGCACCACGCCATCCCGGGGAATCTCCACATCGGGCAGCGCTGGCGGAAAGCGCTCGGCGTAGAGGTCGTGCAAGGCGACCTCATGGCCGAGATTCTTGAGCGTCAATGACGCCCGTTCGGCGATGGCATGGTTGAAACTGCCAGGGGAGGGGTGGCACAGGATGATCGAGACCTTGCTCATGCCACTCATCCTTAAGAGGAAATAAGGTCCTTCGCGGCGTCCTTGATCCCCTGCTTGTGGATGCCCAGCATCTCCCGCAGAATCTTCTGCGGCCCGTGCTCCACGAAGTGGTCCGGGATGCCCAGGCGCCTGACCGCCGTGCCCGCCAGTTTCCCCTCGTCGCTTAAAAGCTCCACCACTGCCGAACCGAACCCGCCCTGGAGGGCGTTTTCCTCAACGGTGAGGACGCGACTGAAGCGCCCGGCCAGGGATACCAGGTCCTCGGCGGGCAGGGGTTTGACGAACCGGGCGTTGTAGACAGCCACGGACAGCCCGCTTTCAGCCTCCAATTCCACGGCGGCCTGAAGCGCCGGGAGCACCCGGCTGCCGATGGCCACAATGAGCGCGTCCTTGCCGTCGCGCAGAAGTTCCCCTTGGCCGACAGGCAGAGGTTCGGGGTCGCATGCAAGCTCGGCCCCGATGCCCACGCCACGCAGGTAGCGTATGGCCACGGGACCGTCGTGGGCCATGGCCGTGGCCAGCATCCTCTGGAGTTCGGCCTCGTCCTTGGGTGCCATGAGCACCAGGTTTGGGATGTGGCGCAGGAAGGAGAGGTCGAACACACCGTGGTGCGTGGCTCCGTCCTCGCCTACCAGCCCTCCCCGGTCCAGGCAGAGGGTTACAGGCAGGTTCTGCAGGCAGACGTCGTGCACGATCTGGTCGTAGGAGCGTTGCAGGAACGTTGAATAGATGGCCACCACGGGTTTGAGCCCCTGGGTGGCCAGGCCGGCAGCGAAGGTCACGGCGTGCTGCTCGCAGATGCCCACGTCCACGAAGCGCTCCGGGAAGAGCCGAGAGAAGCAGGAAAGCCCCGTGCCTTCGGGCATGGCCGCGGTGATGGCCACGATACGCGGGTCCTTGGCGGCGAGCTTGCACAGGGTGTCGCCGAAGACGTCGGTGTACGAGGGCAGCTTGACGCCCGCGTTCTTGATGGCCTCGCCTGTTTCCGGCTCGAAGGAGCCCACCCCGTGGAAATATGTGGGATTCTTCTCGGCCGGGCTGTAGCCCCTGCCCTTCTGGGTGAGCACGTGCACCAGCACGGGGCCCTTCATGTCGCGCACCTCCTTGAACACGGAGGTGAGCTTGGGCAGATCGTGACCGTCGATGGGGCCCACGTAGTTGAAATGGAACGCCTCGAAGAGCATGCCCGGGGTGAAGAAGCCCTTGAAGGACTCCTCGCCGCGCTTGACGATCTCCACCATCTCCTGGCCGAAGGGCATGAGCCGGGCCATGGACTCGAACTCCTTCTTGGCCCGCTGCACCCAGCGGTTGGAGAGCTTGCGCGACAAAAACAGCGACAGCGCCCCCACGTTCTTGGAGATGGACATCTTGTTGTCGTTGAGCACGACCACCAGGTCGCGCTCGTCTCCGCCCGCCTGGTTCAGGCCCTCGTAGGCCAGGCCTGCGGTCATGGAGCCGTCGCCGATGACGGCCAGCACCTTGTTGCTCGCCCCGAGCACGTCGCGGGCCATGGCCATGCCCGACGCGGCCGAGATGGACGTGCTGGAGTGCCCGGTGCCGAAGTGGTCGTAAGGGCTCTCGGCCATGCGCGGGAAGCCGCTCACGCCGCCCAGGGTGCGCAGAGTGTGGAAGGTGTCGCGGCGTCCGGTCAGGATCTTGTAGGCATATGCCTGGTGCCCCACGTCCCAGACGATCTTGTCACGCGAAGGATCGAAAACGGAAAGCAGCGCCAGGGTGAGCTCCACCACGCCAAGTGACGGGGCCAGGTGTCCACCGTTTTCCGAGACCGTGGCGATGATGAGTTCGCGCACGTCCTTGGCCAGGTGCGCGAGCTCCTCCGTGGAGAGCTTGGCTAAGTCAGAAGGCTTTTCCACGCGAGCGAGCATGGTCAGGGGATGTCCGTCGAGAAGGGACATGAGTCGTATTACTCCTAGGAAACGCGATCCACTATGTATTGCGCCAGATCGCGCAGGAACGCCGCCTCCTCGCCCTCGAAGGGCGAGAGGCTGTCCACGGCCTGGGCCGCATGCCGCCTGGCCAGGTCCATGCTGTGGTCCACGCCGATGAGCGACGGATAGGTGGTCTTGCCCTGCTCCTCGTCGGAGCCCACGGGCTTGCCCAAGGTCTTCTCGTCGCCCACCACGTCCAGCACGTCGTCCACGATCTGAAAGGCCGCGCCGACGGACTGCCCGTAGCTTTTGGCGCGGGCCACGAGATCGTCCGAGGCCCCGGCCAGCTCCGCGCCGCAGACGCAGGCGGCGGTGATGAGCGCGCCGGTCTTGAGGGCCTGCATCTCGCGCAGCTCCTCCAGGCTGACCCCGGCCTTGGCCGTGTAGGCCATGTCCAGGGCCTGAC
Proteins encoded in this window:
- a CDS encoding sulfite exporter TauE/SafE family protein yields the protein MGSYLLLTTAAFFAGVMNAVAGGGSFLTFPALVFTGVPSVIANASSTVALFPGSFASAWAYRRDFTHFENIPFKASLLVSLAGGVTGALLLLFTSQHAFDVVIPWLLAFATVLFTFGPKIAPWLSSRFHIGVPTVLACQYLVAIYGGYFGGAVGIIMLALFSLLGLKDIRSMNALKTLLGGSMNAVAVVCFVIAGKVWWTQTAVMLLGSVAGGYMGAHYARKMNPKIVRAIIVLIGVGMTIVFFRRGS
- the dxs gene encoding 1-deoxy-D-xylulose-5-phosphate synthase, producing the protein MSLLDGHPLTMLARVEKPSDLAKLSTEELAHLAKDVRELIIATVSENGGHLAPSLGVVELTLALLSVFDPSRDKIVWDVGHQAYAYKILTGRRDTFHTLRTLGGVSGFPRMAESPYDHFGTGHSSTSISAASGMAMARDVLGASNKVLAVIGDGSMTAGLAYEGLNQAGGDERDLVVVLNDNKMSISKNVGALSLFLSRKLSNRWVQRAKKEFESMARLMPFGQEMVEIVKRGEESFKGFFTPGMLFEAFHFNYVGPIDGHDLPKLTSVFKEVRDMKGPVLVHVLTQKGRGYSPAEKNPTYFHGVGSFEPETGEAIKNAGVKLPSYTDVFGDTLCKLAAKDPRIVAITAAMPEGTGLSCFSRLFPERFVDVGICEQHAVTFAAGLATQGLKPVVAIYSTFLQRSYDQIVHDVCLQNLPVTLCLDRGGLVGEDGATHHGVFDLSFLRHIPNLVLMAPKDEAELQRMLATAMAHDGPVAIRYLRGVGIGAELACDPEPLPVGQGELLRDGKDALIVAIGSRVLPALQAAVELEAESGLSVAVYNARFVKPLPAEDLVSLAGRFSRVLTVEENALQGGFGSAVVELLSDEGKLAGTAVRRLGIPDHFVEHGPQKILREMLGIHKQGIKDAAKDLISS
- a CDS encoding ATP-binding protein, producing MLATLLAVAVGMGVYLVHSVSWHRQDELRQRWTECRNASLLADEAASAFVDRYVALFTGVARIPAVRSHDAAASGDYFRQLEQSFPEAENIAATGKDGCFFASAKPLSVPPQCISGKEFFQRVAKGAPLAVMQPHQGPITGEMVTGVVVPLTGDSGEFNGLVGASIHFSALSARWDELAASVKPSLVVYGQSGQVNYATGPFAGLLGKAVREQAPSLLEVDAKGDFPSVRFEGLEYLAGVLESRSSGLTILALMPRQVGVLGYFRDHPETPWMVSCIAILLAMAGYLQWKHRTWERALTTSEHRFRMILEHSPAGIGVYEAVSGRCVAANRTMADLMGGTLEELRRQNFRDLASWRNSGLLALSERVLSSGEPSRMDIGMTSNFGKEVMIDCLLARIEADSVLYLLLIIADISEKTRMQEIMVQTEKMMSLGGLAAGMAHEINNPLSGILQNAQVLANRLENDTPVNRAAAFESGCELETVWSYLRRRDAYALLRGIRDSAKRAAVTVSNMLEFSRKTSGEKTFTDLNGLLDRALELSLNDYDLKKKYDFRKVLVEKDYDTSLPPVPCTANQVEQVVLNLLKNAAQAMKCCTEGVAPSRLALRTRLDGEYVRIEVEDNGPGMPEDVRKRVFEPFFSTKPPGEGTGLGLSVSYYIITSNHKGTFEVVSKPGQGTTFIIRLPLGDDGSKTTTF
- a CDS encoding NAD(P)H-dependent oxidoreductase, translated to MSKVSIILCHPSPGSFNHAIAERASLTLKNLGHEVALHDLYAERFPPALPDVEIPRDGVVPGVITRHCEEIAQVDGIVVVHPNWWGMPPAVLTGWVDRVMRPGVAYEFLEGDGGEGVPRGLLKARSAVVLNTSNTLEDRERKVFGDPLERIWKDCIFDLCGVKDFHRRTFSVVVASTPEQRSSWLDEAEAMLTGIFGTA
- a CDS encoding RidA family protein; the encoded protein is MSAKEIIDTKNAPAAIGPYSQAVWAGDLLFCSGQIPIDPATGQIVPGGAADQARQVLVNVKAVLTAAGLGMENVVKATVFFKDMNDFQAVNEVYASCFAAPYPARSGVEVARLPRDVLVEVEVVAKR